The Sphingobium sp. BYY-5 genome includes a window with the following:
- a CDS encoding amino acid adenylation domain-containing protein, which yields MTQDRSDQLLPLTTAQRGLWMGSQLAPPGSTFNIAEAVEITGEIEPDLFVRALTQVSAEAETTRIRILMTADGPMQQVVPSVRAEFPVIDMTAQADPEAAALAWMRARVLQRVDLEHDSLWIGALLKLDAQRFMWFQCSHHIVLDGFSAGMIAARLATLYTAFVEGREPEPHGFLPIATLLEQEQSYRASERRETDRRYWLEQLHEAPEAPTLSMRLDRRNNGAEGGFIRRSWTMPPETVARLTSLVRSHGATLPQGLTAILAGYLFRMTGQQDFVLGMPFTGRATRILRQVPGLAANVVTLRFRPTPEASFLDLLAQSRRAIQGALRHQQFRYEDLRRDLGFYEMDQHLARFSVNIEPFDYALRFAGAPTRSHNLSNGAMEDLTVFVFDRQDGKGLRVDFDANPSLYTLSELDEHLGRVERLTSALIEKPEAAIGTHDLMNADERLRRTRQVGDAVRHWPAKDVTALVGDNVLDRPGATAVIDTFGALSYAGLAADAARLRDRLVEAGIGAGHLVAVMLPRDRRIVTALLAIAGSGAAWLPIDGDGPVERVHAILDDARPALLITDGQGEIDLPAALPRLVLAGSDGEVALQGSVDSQSDSVPHGTAYVTYTSGTTGRPKGVVVSHRNLTNLLLSMREILEFGPGERLLAVTTLTFDIAVLEMLLPLVSAASVVVATREERRDPKLLAAAIGRHGVTALQATPTLWQALLGAGEAEALRGLLLLTGGEALPPQLAERLFHLGHALFNLYGPTETTIWSTAQRITEADLALPPIGYPIANTRLHILDPYGVELPDGVVGELAIAGDGVATGYLGQPGLTAERFPEDAFSGESGARLYRTGDRAVRNAQGLVSTLGRCDDQVKIKGVRVEPAEIESALLRQPGIAQAAVVLERTADTSMPSARLVAYLVASDAATRIDTASLRRSLSTMLLPQMIPSWFHYLDALPRTPNGKLDRRALPRPEAEVLVGQGSAHVPPRTPTERMLAEVWKTVLGIEDVGIHDNFFDLGGDSLSAVQLIAALTEKGADLSLGNLFSVPTIAGLVPLFDGTTQASNSLGELLPIRAEGDAAPIFCIHPVLGVGWSFATLAPHLPQRHPIYALQDAGLFMNDAAPNSMEALITSYLHQIRSVQSSGPYHLVGWSMGGLIAHGLASRLREEGETVALLALLDSYPFLGTVAAPEDMEDAVLIRATMDFLKLEPNEEKGMPDSIDALAERIAEVADLSALPATLGSEFGSIPDFIARLREVTLQNLNLARRYRLGHADANALFLRAASRGGDGADAIVHDTPEVWRSHLGGSLTIHDVDCRHQDMLLPVHAAQLGAIITRYLNAMQSDHGAVDRVSA from the coding sequence ATGACGCAGGATCGATCCGATCAATTATTGCCGCTGACCACCGCGCAGCGCGGCCTCTGGATGGGCAGCCAGCTTGCGCCGCCGGGCTCCACCTTCAACATTGCGGAGGCGGTGGAGATTACGGGAGAGATTGAGCCGGATCTGTTCGTCCGTGCGCTCACCCAGGTTTCCGCGGAGGCGGAGACGACGCGCATACGCATCCTCATGACCGCCGATGGGCCGATGCAGCAGGTGGTGCCGTCCGTTCGCGCCGAATTTCCGGTAATAGACATGACGGCGCAAGCCGATCCCGAAGCTGCGGCGCTCGCCTGGATGCGCGCGCGCGTCCTGCAACGGGTCGACCTTGAGCATGATTCACTCTGGATCGGCGCGCTGCTCAAGCTCGACGCCCAGCGCTTCATGTGGTTCCAGTGCAGCCACCATATCGTGCTGGACGGCTTTTCAGCCGGCATGATCGCGGCGCGCCTGGCCACGCTCTATACCGCGTTTGTCGAGGGGCGGGAGCCGGAACCGCATGGCTTTTTGCCGATCGCCACCTTGCTGGAGCAGGAGCAGAGCTATCGCGCATCCGAGCGCCGCGAGACCGACCGGCGTTATTGGCTGGAGCAATTGCATGAGGCGCCGGAAGCGCCGACGCTTTCGATGCGGCTTGATCGGCGGAACAACGGCGCGGAAGGTGGTTTCATCCGCCGGTCGTGGACGATGCCGCCTGAGACGGTCGCGCGACTGACCAGCCTGGTGCGCAGTCATGGCGCCACTCTGCCGCAAGGGCTGACCGCCATCCTTGCCGGTTATCTGTTCCGGATGACCGGCCAGCAGGATTTTGTGCTGGGTATGCCCTTTACCGGGCGCGCCACCCGCATCCTTCGACAGGTGCCGGGGCTGGCGGCGAATGTCGTGACGTTGCGCTTTCGGCCTACTCCGGAAGCCAGCTTCCTCGATCTTCTGGCGCAGTCAAGGCGCGCCATCCAGGGCGCGTTGCGCCACCAGCAGTTCCGCTATGAAGATTTGCGGCGGGATCTGGGCTTCTATGAAATGGACCAGCATCTGGCCCGCTTCAGCGTGAATATCGAGCCTTTCGATTACGCATTGCGCTTTGCGGGCGCGCCGACGCGCAGTCATAATCTGAGCAACGGCGCGATGGAGGACCTGACCGTCTTCGTGTTCGACCGGCAGGACGGGAAGGGGCTGCGGGTGGACTTTGATGCCAATCCCAGTCTCTACACGCTGTCGGAACTTGATGAGCATCTCGGACGGGTCGAGCGCCTCACATCGGCGCTTATCGAGAAGCCGGAGGCCGCGATCGGCACGCACGACCTGATGAACGCCGACGAGCGCCTGCGTCGGACCCGGCAGGTAGGGGATGCCGTGCGTCACTGGCCGGCCAAGGATGTGACCGCCCTTGTTGGCGACAATGTTCTGGACCGTCCCGGCGCCACTGCGGTCATCGACACCTTCGGCGCGCTTTCCTATGCGGGACTCGCAGCGGATGCGGCGCGCCTGCGCGACCGGCTGGTCGAAGCGGGGATCGGCGCTGGTCATCTCGTGGCGGTGATGCTGCCTCGCGATCGACGCATTGTCACGGCGTTGCTTGCGATCGCCGGAAGCGGCGCCGCCTGGCTACCGATCGACGGCGACGGGCCGGTCGAGCGCGTACACGCCATTCTTGACGATGCGCGGCCGGCGCTGCTGATTACCGACGGTCAGGGCGAAATCGACCTTCCCGCCGCCTTGCCAAGGCTGGTGCTGGCGGGCAGCGATGGAGAAGTGGCGCTGCAAGGCAGCGTGGACAGCCAGTCCGATAGCGTCCCGCACGGGACCGCCTATGTCACCTATACGTCGGGGACGACCGGACGCCCCAAGGGGGTGGTGGTTTCGCATCGCAACCTTACCAATCTCCTGCTGTCGATGCGCGAGATTCTGGAATTCGGTCCCGGCGAGCGGCTGCTGGCGGTCACTACGCTGACCTTCGATATCGCGGTGCTGGAAATGCTCCTGCCGCTGGTGAGCGCCGCTTCAGTCGTCGTGGCGACCCGTGAGGAAAGGCGCGATCCGAAGTTGCTGGCCGCTGCGATCGGCCGACACGGCGTAACCGCCCTGCAAGCCACGCCGACCCTCTGGCAAGCCTTGCTGGGCGCGGGCGAGGCGGAGGCGCTGCGCGGTCTGCTGCTGTTGACCGGTGGTGAAGCCTTGCCGCCGCAGCTTGCGGAACGCCTGTTCCATCTCGGCCATGCGCTGTTCAATCTTTACGGGCCGACCGAGACGACCATCTGGTCGACGGCGCAGCGCATCACGGAGGCGGACCTGGCTCTACCGCCGATCGGATATCCTATCGCCAACACGCGGCTTCACATCCTGGACCCCTATGGCGTCGAATTGCCCGATGGCGTGGTGGGTGAGCTGGCGATCGCCGGGGATGGCGTTGCGACCGGCTATCTCGGCCAGCCAGGCCTTACCGCCGAACGTTTTCCTGAGGATGCGTTTTCCGGGGAAAGCGGTGCGCGGCTCTATCGCACGGGTGATCGTGCCGTACGGAATGCGCAAGGGCTGGTGAGCACGCTTGGCCGGTGCGACGATCAGGTGAAGATCAAGGGGGTACGGGTCGAACCGGCGGAGATAGAGTCAGCGCTGCTCCGACAGCCCGGAATTGCCCAGGCCGCGGTCGTGTTGGAAAGGACTGCCGACACGTCGATGCCGTCCGCCCGTCTGGTGGCTTATCTGGTCGCCAGCGATGCAGCAACGCGCATAGACACTGCCTCCCTGCGCCGTTCGCTTTCGACGATGTTGCTGCCTCAGATGATCCCGTCCTGGTTCCACTATCTCGACGCCTTGCCGCGAACGCCCAATGGCAAGCTGGATCGGCGTGCGTTGCCGCGTCCGGAGGCTGAGGTGTTGGTGGGGCAAGGTTCCGCTCATGTGCCACCCCGGACGCCAACGGAACGGATGCTCGCGGAGGTCTGGAAAACGGTGCTGGGGATAGAGGATGTCGGCATTCACGACAATTTCTTCGATCTGGGTGGCGACAGCCTGAGCGCGGTGCAGCTGATCGCGGCACTGACGGAAAAGGGCGCGGACCTGTCGCTGGGCAATTTATTCTCGGTGCCGACGATCGCCGGGCTGGTGCCGCTGTTCGATGGGACCACACAGGCTTCCAACTCCTTGGGGGAATTGCTGCCGATCCGTGCTGAGGGGGATGCCGCGCCGATCTTCTGCATCCATCCGGTGTTGGGCGTGGGCTGGAGCTTCGCGACGCTGGCGCCGCATCTGCCGCAGCGTCACCCGATCTATGCGCTTCAGGATGCGGGCCTGTTCATGAACGACGCCGCACCAAACTCCATGGAGGCGCTGATCACCAGCTATCTGCATCAGATACGGTCCGTGCAATCGTCCGGCCCCTATCATCTGGTCGGCTGGTCGATGGGTGGGCTGATCGCGCATGGTCTTGCTTCCCGCCTGCGGGAGGAGGGGGAGACGGTGGCGCTGCTGGCGTTGCTCGACTCCTACCCTTTCCTTGGCACCGTGGCGGCGCCCGAAGATATGGAAGATGCCGTCCTGATCCGGGCCACCATGGATTTCCTCAAGCTGGAACCCAACGAAGAAAAGGGAATGCCCGACAGTATCGATGCCCTTGCCGAGCGTATTGCCGAGGTTGCCGATCTCAGCGCCTTGCCCGCGACGCTAGGTTCGGAGTTTGGCAGCATCCCCGACTTCATCGCCCGGTTGCGCGAGGTGACGCTGCAAAATCTCAATCTCGCCCGGCGCTATCGGCTGGGTCATGCCGATGCGAACGCGCTTTTCCTGCGCGCCGCAAGTCGCGGCGGCGACGGCGCGGACGCAATCGTGCATGATACGCCCGAAGTTTGGCGCAGCCATCTGGGCGGCAGCCTGACCATTCACGATGTCGATTGTCGCCATCAGGATATGCTGTTGCCGGTTCATGCGGCCCAGCTTGGCGCGATCATCACGCGATATCTCAATGCCATGCAGAGCGATCATGGGGCGGTCGACCGGGTGTCGGCCTGA
- a CDS encoding acyl-homoserine-lactone synthase, which translates to MIETVTLQSAHLFGDALADQHRFRYQQFVDRAGWAVPHFDDMEYDQFDTPAAVYLLWRDHAARVKGMVRLLPTTRPYMTDTLWPELAPEEGLPHADNVWENTRFAVDRDLAAPLRRKVTGELILASLEFALSRGIERYLLISPLWVLRGALAASGLPHRMLRQTDALGRWPVASAYVPVSEQILSTVREHIGIHYRVCDSGHQAARAA; encoded by the coding sequence ATGATCGAGACGGTGACACTCCAATCGGCGCATCTGTTTGGCGATGCGCTCGCCGACCAGCATCGCTTCCGATACCAGCAATTTGTGGATCGAGCCGGTTGGGCGGTTCCCCATTTCGACGACATGGAATATGATCAGTTCGATACGCCTGCCGCAGTCTATCTGCTGTGGCGGGATCATGCGGCGCGGGTCAAAGGGATGGTGCGCCTCCTTCCCACCACGCGCCCCTATATGACCGACACGCTTTGGCCGGAACTCGCCCCCGAAGAGGGTTTGCCGCACGCCGACAATGTGTGGGAAAATACGCGCTTCGCCGTCGACCGCGATCTGGCCGCCCCGCTTCGCAGGAAAGTAACCGGCGAACTCATTCTCGCATCACTGGAATTCGCGCTGTCGCGCGGTATCGAGCGATATCTGCTGATTTCACCGCTCTGGGTGCTCCGGGGCGCTCTGGCTGCTTCCGGTCTGCCACATCGAATGCTGCGACAGACCGATGCGCTTGGGCGTTGGCCGGTCGCGAGCGCTTATGTGCCGGTGTCCGAACAGATATTGTCGACCGTTCGGGAGCATATCGGCATCCATTACAGGGTGTGCGACAGCGGCCATCAGGCCGCTCGGGCGGCGTAG
- a CDS encoding molybdopterin cofactor-binding domain-containing protein, protein MTEQEAPGRRFRMTRRRMILGGTLVGGALIVGYGVTHPMDVGGALLSGGGTDPEPSAFGPFIRFAPDGWVTIVNKQQEIGQGIHAGLAALIAEELDADWDRVRVIDSRGNFRAYGIQMTAGSNAIASNFDAMRTAGAGARAMFVAAAALRWQVLHSQIEVRDGIVSHPGSRRSATFTQLLGDAARQTPPQEPILKRPEDYRLVGTDRVRRKDSLPKSTGAQVYAQDIQRPGILVAMVAHSPRFGGRLARFDDSDARKIKGVVDVFAIETGVAVVAQTTVAARRGRDALRIEWDDSAAEKRSTADLVRWYHDIAAGRGDIDSGDFAMKGDDPETPFTGDVAEFAFDFPYLAHAPMETMDCVARVDGWDVAITSGAHLVTVDQVQAALTARTIPGKVDIEVVPAGGSFGRRGLFSSDYVVECVRIAKRTDGRPVKLMWTREDEMATGYYRPMSHHRVWVQLGSNGFPARWRFHSVCQSLLPAGPNFLATEGITDSPYFSMASTVDGKIFTPSFPVPVQFWRSVGHSHTAMVMEHVIDQLARRAGRDPADYRRALYRQAKDQRRLALLDRLRREAGWDTPIERGWARGMAVHEAFGTLVGQVAEVRLDNGRPVVRRVIAVVDCGIAVAPDQIAAQMEGGIGFGLSAALFGAVTLKDGIVQETNFDSYPVVRMNEMPHVETHIIASRNKPTGMGEPGVASIAPAVANAILALTGKPIRALPILAGSQASSAGLRG, encoded by the coding sequence ATGACCGAGCAAGAGGCGCCGGGCCGCCGTTTCCGTATGACGCGCCGCCGAATGATCCTGGGCGGGACGTTGGTCGGCGGTGCGCTGATCGTGGGCTATGGCGTCACCCATCCGATGGACGTCGGCGGCGCCTTGCTGAGCGGTGGCGGCACCGATCCCGAACCGAGCGCCTTCGGTCCTTTCATCCGTTTCGCGCCCGACGGGTGGGTGACGATCGTCAACAAGCAGCAAGAGATCGGCCAGGGCATCCATGCCGGCCTCGCCGCGCTGATCGCCGAGGAACTCGACGCGGACTGGGATCGCGTCAGGGTGATCGACTCGCGCGGCAATTTCCGGGCCTATGGCATCCAGATGACCGCGGGATCGAACGCGATCGCTTCCAACTTCGATGCGATGCGGACCGCCGGCGCCGGCGCCCGTGCCATGTTCGTCGCCGCGGCCGCGCTGCGCTGGCAGGTCCTGCACAGCCAGATCGAGGTCCGCGACGGCATTGTCTCGCATCCCGGCTCGCGCCGGTCGGCGACCTTCACACAACTGCTTGGCGACGCCGCCCGCCAGACCCCGCCGCAGGAACCAATCCTCAAGCGGCCCGAGGACTATCGCCTCGTCGGCACCGATCGCGTTCGGCGCAAGGACAGCCTGCCCAAGAGCACCGGCGCGCAGGTCTATGCCCAGGACATCCAGCGACCCGGAATTCTGGTCGCGATGGTCGCGCACAGTCCGCGCTTCGGCGGCCGGCTCGCGCGGTTCGACGACAGCGACGCGCGCAAGATCAAGGGCGTCGTTGACGTCTTCGCGATCGAGACCGGAGTCGCGGTAGTCGCGCAGACCACCGTCGCCGCGCGCCGTGGGCGCGATGCGCTTCGTATCGAATGGGACGACAGCGCAGCCGAGAAGCGGTCCACCGCCGATCTCGTCCGCTGGTATCACGACATCGCGGCCGGGCGCGGCGATATCGATTCGGGCGATTTCGCGATGAAAGGCGATGATCCCGAAACCCCTTTCACCGGTGACGTTGCCGAATTTGCTTTCGACTTTCCCTATCTCGCCCACGCACCGATGGAGACGATGGACTGCGTCGCCCGGGTCGATGGCTGGGATGTGGCGATCACCTCAGGCGCGCATCTCGTCACCGTCGACCAGGTCCAGGCCGCGCTAACCGCACGAACTATTCCCGGCAAAGTCGATATCGAGGTCGTCCCTGCCGGCGGATCATTCGGCCGTCGCGGCCTCTTTTCATCGGACTATGTCGTCGAATGCGTGCGTATCGCCAAGCGCACCGATGGCCGACCTGTCAAGCTGATGTGGACGCGCGAGGACGAGATGGCGACCGGCTACTATCGGCCGATGTCGCATCATCGCGTATGGGTGCAACTTGGCTCTAATGGCTTTCCGGCCCGGTGGCGGTTCCACAGCGTGTGTCAGTCATTACTGCCGGCAGGACCGAATTTCCTGGCGACCGAGGGAATTACGGATTCGCCTTATTTTTCGATGGCGTCCACGGTCGATGGAAAGATCTTCACGCCTTCCTTTCCGGTTCCCGTCCAGTTCTGGCGATCGGTCGGCCATTCGCACACCGCTATGGTGATGGAGCATGTCATCGATCAACTCGCGCGGCGTGCCGGGCGCGATCCCGCCGATTACCGGCGCGCGCTCTACCGCCAGGCGAAAGACCAGCGCCGGCTGGCGCTACTCGACAGGCTGCGTCGGGAGGCCGGCTGGGATACGCCGATCGAGAGGGGCTGGGCGCGCGGGATGGCGGTCCATGAGGCGTTCGGCACGCTCGTCGGGCAGGTTGCGGAAGTCCGGCTCGACAACGGTCGTCCGGTTGTGCGCCGGGTCATCGCCGTCGTTGATTGCGGCATCGCGGTCGCGCCCGACCAGATCGCCGCGCAAATGGAGGGCGGCATCGGGTTCGGGCTTTCGGCAGCGTTGTTCGGTGCCGTGACGCTCAAGGACGGGATCGTCCAGGAGACCAATTTCGACAGCTATCCGGTGGTGCGCATGAACGAGATGCCGCACGTCGAAACACATATCATCGCGTCTCGCAATAAGCCCACCGGCATGGGTGAGCCCGGGGTCGCGTCGATCGCGCCCGCCGTCGCCAATGCGATACTGGCGCTGACCGGAAAGCCGATCAGAGCGCTGCCGATCCTCGCTGGATCGCAGGCCAGCAGTGCCGGGCTGCGGGGCTGA
- a CDS encoding Isoquinoline 1-oxidoreductase subunit, with protein sequence MRWRRPRHEPRRRRFGCLLILALTLAAIVLLAATALRPRALPQGEPLPSVRTSAQRVDLRPVSDFAAIADPAERSVALFEEAGRVIQHPRCLNCHPRSDRPTQTDEMRPHSPAVLRGEDGHGLPTLRCTTCHHAQNAQASGVPGNPKWALAPLEMAWQGKSLGDICRQLLDPARSHMTREQLLHHMAQDGLVGWAWHPGDKRTPAPGTQNQFGNLIKSWIETGAQCPA encoded by the coding sequence ATGAGATGGCGCCGGCCTCGCCACGAGCCGCGTCGTCGGCGGTTCGGATGCCTGCTGATCCTCGCGCTGACGCTCGCCGCCATAGTCCTGCTGGCCGCGACCGCTCTGCGCCCGCGGGCATTGCCGCAGGGTGAGCCACTGCCATCGGTTCGCACATCGGCCCAGCGGGTCGACCTTCGCCCGGTCTCGGACTTCGCCGCCATTGCCGACCCGGCCGAGCGCTCGGTGGCGCTGTTCGAGGAAGCCGGCCGCGTGATCCAGCACCCGCGTTGCCTCAATTGCCACCCGCGCAGCGACCGTCCGACCCAGACCGATGAAATGCGCCCCCACAGCCCCGCGGTGCTGCGTGGCGAGGACGGACATGGCCTCCCGACATTGCGCTGCACGACCTGTCATCATGCACAGAATGCTCAGGCGTCGGGCGTTCCGGGCAATCCGAAGTGGGCGCTCGCTCCGCTCGAAATGGCCTGGCAGGGCAAGAGCCTTGGCGACATCTGCCGGCAACTGCTCGATCCCGCCCGCTCGCATATGACCCGCGAGCAACTGCTGCATCACATGGCGCAGGACGGACTGGTCGGCTGGGCCTGGCATCCAGGGGACAAGCGCACGCCGGCACCGGGCACGCAGAACCAGTTCGGGAATCTCATCAAATCCTGGATCGAGACGGGCGCGCAATGCCCCGCCTGA
- a CDS encoding (2Fe-2S)-binding protein has translation MTFALSVNGRAHRVEDDGDTPLLWVLRDTLGLVGTKYGCGAAQCGACTVHLDGKPVRSCSLPLEAVGAARITTIEAISGPQADALRNAWVARDVPQCGFCQSGQIMSALALLRTIPAPSDADIDQAMSGNICRCATYNRIRAAIHDAAARENGSAGA, from the coding sequence ATGACTTTTGCTCTTTCCGTCAATGGCCGCGCGCATCGCGTCGAAGACGACGGCGATACGCCGCTGCTCTGGGTCCTGCGTGATACGCTGGGGCTGGTCGGGACCAAATATGGTTGCGGCGCCGCCCAGTGCGGCGCCTGCACCGTGCATCTCGATGGCAAGCCGGTGCGCTCATGCTCGCTGCCGCTAGAAGCCGTGGGAGCGGCCCGGATCACGACCATCGAAGCAATCAGCGGCCCGCAGGCCGACGCGCTTCGTAACGCCTGGGTCGCGCGCGACGTGCCGCAGTGCGGCTTCTGCCAGTCGGGCCAGATCATGAGCGCACTCGCGCTGCTGCGGACAATTCCTGCGCCGTCGGACGCGGACATCGACCAGGCCATGAGCGGCAATATCTGCCGCTGCGCCACCTATAACCGCATCCGCGCAGCGATCCACGACGCCGCCGCCAGGGAGAACGGGAGTGCGGGCGCATGA
- a CDS encoding MipA/OmpV family protein — protein MRFLISIPLVCIAAVAATTAQAQQAALDDGAPHGMVAIGVGVVPEFDGSGDVRPFPFATADIRWGGVNFQIRGAGARVDLVSDPRFAIGPVIGPRLPRRDADGRVGLLPEIGTAIEAGGFVGYRLGGNQLGQGAVQLELSLVHDISNTHNGLLATGSASYSAIQNRDMFVSFDLQTTWANADYSRTYFGIDQAGAAASGLAAYAPGSGLRDVGGGVTAGYWFSKQFGVIARAGATYLVGNVANSPIVEEGSRWQPAAGLMLSYRF, from the coding sequence ATGCGTTTTCTCATTTCGATCCCGCTCGTCTGCATTGCGGCCGTTGCCGCTACCACCGCGCAAGCCCAACAAGCCGCGCTGGACGACGGCGCCCCCCACGGCATGGTCGCCATCGGCGTGGGCGTCGTCCCGGAGTTCGACGGATCGGGCGATGTCCGACCGTTTCCTTTCGCTACCGCTGACATTCGCTGGGGCGGCGTCAATTTCCAAATCCGCGGCGCCGGAGCGCGCGTCGACCTCGTGTCCGACCCACGCTTTGCGATCGGCCCCGTCATCGGCCCGCGTCTGCCACGGCGCGACGCCGATGGCCGCGTTGGCCTCCTCCCTGAAATCGGCACAGCCATCGAGGCTGGCGGCTTCGTTGGCTATCGCCTTGGTGGAAACCAGCTCGGTCAGGGCGCGGTCCAGCTTGAACTGTCGCTCGTCCACGACATTTCCAACACGCACAATGGCCTGCTGGCGACCGGCAGCGCCAGCTATTCGGCCATACAGAATCGCGACATGTTCGTCTCGTTCGACCTTCAGACGACCTGGGCCAATGCGGATTACAGCCGTACCTATTTCGGAATCGACCAGGCCGGGGCCGCAGCCAGCGGACTTGCCGCCTATGCGCCAGGATCGGGCCTCCGCGACGTGGGCGGCGGAGTGACGGCGGGCTACTGGTTCAGCAAGCAGTTCGGCGTGATCGCCCGTGCCGGCGCGACCTATCTCGTTGGAAACGTCGCCAACAGCCCGATCGTCGAGGAAGGCAGCCGCTGGCAGCCCGCCGCCGGGCTTATGCTCTCCTATCGCTTCTGA
- a CDS encoding MFS transporter, with product MKLRAAAFIAILFLFSVLCQVDRILPFILAEAIKKDLALSDTQIGLMTGIAFAVCYTLLSLPLARAADRGSPRLVLVSCILVWSMMTAMGGLAGSFGLLAATRFGVALGEAGAIPSAHALIARRIGPRRRGMAIAIFSMGIPVGTMVGFAAGGAMADSVGWRVALLGAGATGGLLACFAWPIIGPTPPLAPAAASTEPALQTSRRLLAIPAFRWLMLGGVALGFASASFYAFTAPFLMRTHGYSASEVGLSFGLLQGAMGIVGTLAGGRLFDRAVQAGSNRLLGPPSVILIVAGATTTAALFASTGLLSVALFVPGMLSFAFLLPGAFGAAHLVAGAGHQATASSMLLIASGLFGPALAPLFVGMMSDWAYANDIPNGLGLGLLIAPVASVLAGLAMRVADQRIGQDIATSLPRSDQGRPRPSV from the coding sequence ATGAAACTGCGCGCTGCGGCCTTTATTGCTATATTATTTCTGTTCAGCGTCCTTTGCCAGGTCGACCGGATTCTTCCATTCATCCTGGCAGAGGCAATCAAGAAAGATCTGGCACTCAGCGATACACAAATCGGCCTGATGACAGGCATCGCTTTCGCGGTCTGCTACACGCTGCTGTCGTTACCGCTCGCCCGTGCCGCAGACCGGGGCTCGCCACGCCTCGTACTCGTATCGTGCATATTGGTCTGGAGCATGATGACCGCGATGGGCGGCCTTGCCGGCAGCTTCGGCCTTCTCGCCGCGACCCGGTTCGGCGTCGCGCTGGGCGAAGCCGGCGCCATTCCGTCGGCGCACGCGCTCATTGCCCGCCGGATCGGCCCGAGGAGGCGTGGCATGGCCATCGCTATTTTTTCGATGGGTATTCCGGTCGGAACGATGGTTGGGTTCGCGGCGGGTGGCGCAATGGCCGATAGCGTGGGTTGGCGCGTTGCCCTTCTCGGCGCCGGCGCGACCGGTGGGTTGCTCGCATGCTTCGCCTGGCCCATCATCGGCCCGACGCCGCCGCTTGCTCCCGCTGCCGCCAGCACCGAGCCGGCGCTTCAGACCAGTCGCAGGCTACTTGCCATACCGGCCTTTCGCTGGCTGATGCTGGGGGGTGTGGCGCTCGGCTTCGCCTCGGCGTCCTTCTACGCCTTCACGGCGCCGTTCCTCATGCGCACCCATGGCTACAGCGCCAGCGAGGTGGGCCTTTCCTTTGGGTTGCTGCAGGGTGCGATGGGGATTGTCGGCACCCTCGCCGGCGGGCGCTTGTTCGACCGCGCGGTGCAGGCCGGCAGTAACCGCCTGCTGGGACCGCCATCCGTCATCCTCATCGTTGCCGGCGCCACGACCACCGCCGCGCTCTTCGCGTCCACCGGTCTCCTGTCGGTCGCTCTATTCGTGCCCGGCATGCTGTCCTTCGCCTTCCTGTTGCCCGGCGCGTTCGGGGCGGCGCATCTTGTCGCCGGGGCCGGCCACCAGGCGACGGCATCGAGTATGCTCCTGATCGCCTCCGGCCTGTTTGGTCCTGCCCTTGCGCCGCTGTTCGTCGGCATGATGAGCGACTGGGCGTATGCCAACGACATACCGAACGGTCTTGGACTTGGCCTGCTGATCGCGCCCGTCGCGAGCGTCCTGGCGGGATTGGCGATGCGCGTCGCCGATCAGCGGATCGGACAAGACATCGCAACCAGTTTGCCGAGATCGGACCAGGGCCGCCCCCGCCCATCGGTCTGA